The Anaerolineae bacterium genome includes a region encoding these proteins:
- a CDS encoding type II toxin-antitoxin system RelE/ParE family toxin, with protein sequence MRYEIILAPEAIQDLKRLSVRDRSMVRDELETHLRFEPDKLSRNRIKRLRGIRRPQYRLRVGEIRGFYDIVQDVVEVLAIVKKSDAMAWLAEMGEVE encoded by the coding sequence ATGAGATACGAGATCATTTTAGCCCCGGAAGCCATTCAAGACTTGAAGCGTTTATCCGTGCGTGATCGTTCAATGGTTCGAGACGAGCTTGAAACCCACCTTCGATTCGAGCCGGATAAATTGAGTAGGAACCGGATTAAACGACTCCGTGGTATCAGGCGTCCTCAGTACCGATTACGTGTTGGTGAAATCCGGGGATTTTATGATATTGTTCAGGATGTGGTCGAAGTATTGGCGATTGTGAAAAAATCGGATGCCATGGCCTGGTTAGCGGAAATGGGAGAAGTGGAATGA